Genomic segment of Myxococcus stipitatus:
CCCGAACCCGACGGTCCGCTTCACGGGGGACAGCCACCCCAGCTCCTGCGTCACACTCGCGCGCACCGCTTGCGATGTGGAGCTCCATCCCTCGTTGACCTCGGCTTGCCAGGCCAGCTCGAAGGAGCGGTCGTTCATGGACCGCAGCACCATCGCCTGTTTGTCCTCCGCGAAGACATCCAACGACAGGGCTTGAGAGAGCTGCGGTTTGTCGAAGCGAGGCCAGTCTCCGAAGCCAAGGTGCGCGATGGCCTCCGGCTGAGCCAACGCCAGACGTTGCCCCTCGAAGGCCACGGCCCAGGACACACTCGAGCCCGCGAGGCCCGCGTTGTGGACACCGACAACCTTCATCGCGCGCTCAGGCAACGTCACCGCCGCCCCGCTCGCGCCTGGGGCCGCGGGAGAGAAGTACTGAATCAGGGGGACATGACTCGCGATGGAGCCTCGGGCGAGCTGCGTGAGCTGCTCCGGCGTCTTTCCTTGCCCCGCGACTCCGTAGAACGAGACCAGGTACTGCGCGAGCTTCTCCGCCACGGGCTTGCCCATGAGAAACCCGGGGCTGTTCGCGCAGACACTCCCTTCGGAGAAGCCATGGACATAGACGGCGAGGGTCCGCCCCTTCGGCCACCCGTTGAAGTCCACCTCCCCCGCGGACTCCTGCTGGAGTGCCACCGCGTCACCGGGCGGAATCTCCAGCGCCGCGAGGTCATATCGCGGCCACACGAGGACGGGGGTTCCGGAGGTGATGGTCCAGCGGAGCGTCTTCAGTGGATTGGCCGCGTCCGAGCAGTCCACGCTGGAGATCGCCGCGCTCGACTTGCGATGGAGGACGTGGAGCGCGGTGAGCAGGAGGAATCGCCCTTGTCGTCCCGCGCGCCAGTCCTTCACGACGAAGGCGCTTCCGCTGGACGCGGGCATGGCATCCACCAGGAACGTCGGGACCTCCGCGGCCCGAGCCCCACCTCCCAGGAGGAGGCCCAGCAGGAGCGCGCTACGGGGCACACGAGAGATTCGCATGGACCCATCCCAGGTGCTCACGGGCCAGCTTCGCGCCCTCTTCCCCGCTGTAGATGGTCAGCGGGTTGCTCATGATTCGGGCGCACTCGTTCCGGATGTCGCTGTGGAGGACGAAGGCCGAGGCACGGTCTTCGACCGGTTTCCTGGGAGCGGGGTCTTGGGGACGGCCCTGAGCAGGGGCCGCATTGACGGGGCCGCGGATGGCTTTCTCCGCGAGATGGACACGCAGCGAGATGCCGCCCAGCGTTCCGCCGACCAGGCCGAGCGAGAAGCAACACAGGCCCGCGCCCACACGACTGACCCGAAGAAGCGCGGTCCCCGAGCCCGGCTGCCGCATTCGCACAAAGCCGCCAAACGTCAGCAACGCTCCGCCTCCGAAGGCGAAGACCGTGGTCAGCAGGGTTTGGGAGATTCCTTCGAACGTGGACATGCCCGTGATGCCGCCGGTCGCGAAACCAAAGCAAAGCAACCCGAGCCCCATCCAGACGGGCCCTGCACGGTCCTCGGGGTCATAGGAGAAGCTGAGCGGCGGAGCCGCAGCGGGGCCTTCGCCCGGGCGCTTGTCTGACATCGGTCTCCCCCCTTGAAGCAGACAGCGAAGACCTCACCACACTTGGAGTGTGGCTGCCAAGGACCCCACGGACGACGCCGTCCCTCGGGGTCCGAAGGCCTCTCAGATGAACCGACTGCTCTTCACCGGAGAGTCCGTGAGCTGCCGATGTCGGACGCCCTCGCTCCGCGCCCAACCCGGGGCCACGTCACCCGTGAGGCCCTGAATGGCGGTGACCAGCGTCAGGAGCGTGGGCAGGTCGTCCAGCGCGTTCGTCTCCAGCTCTTTCGCGAGCAACTCCCCGGCCAGCACCTCGACAGGGCGCTCGTCGGGAGGGAGCCGCTCCGTCTGGCGTGTCTCGGAATTGAACTTCAGGCGCTCGCCCCACGGTGTCGACTTGCTCTGGTACAGGTACGTGGTCAGGTCGGCGGCGAAGGCGCTCGCCTGTGTCCAGCAGGTGAGGTGACTCCAGAGCACCTGCCCGGGGCGATGGGGATGCAGCGACTCGAGCAGGGGGCCTTCGAGGTCCGCCAGGTCGTAGGCCACCACGAGTCCAGGCGCATCGCTGCCCCCTTCGGGCCAAGGCACCGCGGGCACACCCAGCCGCTTCGCGACGGCGAGGCCCAGAATGGCGCTCTGTCGCTCCGGGAGGATGAACACCCGAGGGATGCCCACCCCGACGTGCTTCAGGACCGCCTCCACGCGACGGAGGCCCTCCAGACAGAGCCCCCCCGCGTCCTGGACGTAGGCATAGCGCCCGGTCATCCCCTCGTCGAAGCCATACGGAGACAGGTGGAGCAACACCGTCCCGGTCGTGACGAACTGCCAGCCACGGAGGTCCTTGCGGTCCAGGGACGTCGCGCCACGGACGGCATCGGCGCGGCGGAGGAAGTGCCGCAGGCGCGTCATCATGACCTCGAGCCCCTCGGGCTCCTCCGGGAGTGCCGCCGGAACGGTGTGCAGCCGCTCGAGGAGGGCGAGCCGACGCCGGGGCTCGTCCAGGTCTCCCGTCATCAAGGCGTTGTAGCCGAGCAGATAGCAGGCCATGAAGCGCGTATCGACGAGTCCCGGAGGGGTACACAAGGTCTGCACCGCCTGGCCATGCGCACCGAGGTGCTCCAACGCCACCACGAACTCATAGATGACCTGCTCAGAGTCCGGAGCCAGCTCGAAGGCGCGTTGAAGGACGGTCGCCGCGAGGTCGTGAAGGCCCTGCTCGATCAGCTCATACCCGAGGGCGAAGTACTCCCCCGCATCGTCCGGAAGCAAGGCGATGTCGCGCACCTGCCGCGCCAGCTCGTCGCCCGAGAACACCGCCGCGACCCCGGCGAACGCCTCCCAGGCCTCGCTCCAGTGCGCCTTCGTCCGCAGCTCGGCCATTCCAGGGTAGGTCAGGACGGAACGAATCGCCCTGAACGCCGTCTTTGCGTCTTCTGAAGCGAGGGCGGCGAGCGACTGGTCACGGAGTTCGGCGAAGGTCATGGGCGCGGCTTAGCACGGGGGCACCCCTTGAATGGACAAACATCCTGACGTGTCAGCCGGAACATTGACGTGTCAACGCATTCCCTGACACGTCAATCCGTGGCTTGTTGCGATTTCGCACCCGCCGTCAGTCCATCCGTGTATAGGACTGGAACACCTCTCATCGGAGCACCATGAACAGACATCCTCGGCGGGAGCGCTCTGCTCCCAGGCCTCTCCTTTCGCGTTCCTGGGTCTGCACCGCGTCCTTGGCCTTCCTGGCCTCGTGCGCGACGACGGGGGGTTCGATGGCGAAGCCACCCGACAGCGACAAGACCAAGACCCTCTTCCTCGGAAAGGTCCTCACCATGGACGACAACATGTCCGTCGCCGAGGCCGTCCTGGTGGATGAGCGGGGCCACATCCTCGAGGTAGGAACCGAGAAGGCGGTCCGTGATGGACTCGGCTCGGGCGTCCAGGTCATCCAGCTCGAGGCGGGCCAGGTGCTGATGCCGGGCTTCATCGACTCCCACCTGCACCTGCTGCCCACCCTCCTCCAGAGCGTCCTCGAGTCACACAACCTGGCGCCCTGTCTGCCCGGTCCCTACCGCATCCCCACCGCCACGGCCTGCGAGTCGCGCGCGGACGTGCTGAGCACGCTGGCATCCATCCAGCTGTCCCCCGAGGCCCCGAAGGACGAGTTCGTCCTGGGCATGAACTTGGACCCGTCACGCCAGGTGTTCGACCCCCTCAAGTGCGGCATCACCGCGAAGGAGGCCAAGAGCGCCGGGGACTTCATGGACAATCCGAAGTTCTACATCGAGCGCTGCGTGAGCAAGGACCGCCCGGTGCTCATCCTCGACCAGTCCGGCCACCTGGCCTACGTCAACCAGCGGGCCATCGACGTCGTCTGCGCGGGACAGGCGCAGTGTCCCCCTGCCTCCGTCGCACAAGGTGGCGGCGAGTGGGCGCCCAACAACGCGGCCCCCTTCACCGGCCTGCTCAAGGAGGCCTCGGGCTACAACCCCTTCATGACGGCGCTGCAGAGCAGCCTGCCGCTGGCCCAGCTCAAGTCACATCCCAAGAAACTCCTGGCGGCCTATGAGAAGGAGATCAAGCCCGGCATCCAGGCGATGCGTGACGCGGGACTCACGACCCTCGCGGATGGCGGCCTCGTGGGCCTGTCTCAGCTCCAGGCGGTGCAGTTCCTGGCGGAGCAGGAGCACTTCCCGATGCGCGTCACGGGTGTCGTGACCTACGACAGCGCGAAGCACGACGGCATCCCTCCCACGAGCCCCGCGTGCAACCCGCGCGAGGACCCGAACTGCAAGCTGCCCAAGTGGCTGGGCGCCGGGGGACTCAAGCTCTGGGTGGATGGCTCGACGCAGGGCTGCACCGCGAAGCTCGCGGCCCCGTACTCGTACTCGAAGACGGGCCACTGCTCGGACGCGGGCGAGGGCCGGGCCGACTTCGCGAACACCCAGGCCATCGTCGACGCGCTGAGCGAGCAGTGGAAGACGGGCGCCTGGCGCTTCCAGCTCCACGCCAACGGCAACGACGCGAACCAGTGGGCCATCGACGCCTTCGCGCAGCTCCAGCAGCAGGCCGTGAACACGCACCCCGTGCTGTTCATCCACAACACGGTGGGCACCGAGCAGCTGTCCAAGAACCTCGGCGACCTCATCAAGGGGAACTACCTCGCGCCGAACGGCCAGAAGACCCCCACCGTCAAGGCACACGTGACGCACCTCATCGGCCATGTGGCGTACTGGGGCCACGCGTTCAGGGGCATGCTCGGCGAAGCGGCCGCGAACAACCTGGACCCCGTGGGCTTCGACCGCGACCAGGGCATCCCGTTCTCATTCCACAGCGACTCGATGGTGACGCCACCTCGCCCGCTCTGGTTCGTCGAGCAGGCCGTCACGCGCCGCACCTGGGCCTATCCCTCGCTCCAGGAGAGCGGCACCCTCGGCCTGGAGAAACACGCGGCCACGGTCGAGGAGGCCCTGCGCGCCATCACCATCGAGCCCGCCCGGCAGCATGAGCTCGACGCGTGGCTGGGCAGCATCGAGGAGGGCAAGGTCGCCGACTTCGTCGTGCTCGGCGACAACCCCCTCGACTACGGCCCGAAGAAGAAGGACCCCACCCTGATTCACAAGATTCCCGTGGTGGAGACCTATCTGAACGGCAAGCCCACCTCGAAGCAGCCCTGAGGCACCCGTCCTCGGGCGCGTGCCAGCTCAGTGGGCCTGAGGCTGCTCCTCCGCTTCGGCCATCCGGCCCGGCCAGCCGACGTTGTAGGCCTCGAAGATCTTGACCTCAGGCCGGGCAATCCCCGGCACGGCCTTCATGCAGGGCTCCAGCTCGTTGCGCACGAACTGCTCCCAGTCCTGCCGGGAAGGCCAGATGTCGACCACCAGGAAGCCCTCGTCGGTGGCGGCGCTCACGTGAGACAGCAAGGCGGTCGAGGTCACCCCTCGCCGGACCAGCTCGCGCGCCACCGCGTCGTATTCCGACTGACTTCGCAGCTTCACCATCACCATCACAGCCATGGCACACCTACCTCTCGCGACGCTCCTCTTCTGCTTCGAAGATGGAGACGGACCTCGCGGGTGGCAGCGCCCTCACGCTGCGGGCGTGATGACTCCTCTGGCCTTCATGCCGTGAGCGGAGACCTCGCCGCTCAGCACGCACAGCCGGGGCCCTTGCGACAGGTCTTGCTGCACGAGATGCACGAGTC
This window contains:
- a CDS encoding amidohydrolase; its protein translation is MAKPPDSDKTKTLFLGKVLTMDDNMSVAEAVLVDERGHILEVGTEKAVRDGLGSGVQVIQLEAGQVLMPGFIDSHLHLLPTLLQSVLESHNLAPCLPGPYRIPTATACESRADVLSTLASIQLSPEAPKDEFVLGMNLDPSRQVFDPLKCGITAKEAKSAGDFMDNPKFYIERCVSKDRPVLILDQSGHLAYVNQRAIDVVCAGQAQCPPASVAQGGGEWAPNNAAPFTGLLKEASGYNPFMTALQSSLPLAQLKSHPKKLLAAYEKEIKPGIQAMRDAGLTTLADGGLVGLSQLQAVQFLAEQEHFPMRVTGVVTYDSAKHDGIPPTSPACNPREDPNCKLPKWLGAGGLKLWVDGSTQGCTAKLAAPYSYSKTGHCSDAGEGRADFANTQAIVDALSEQWKTGAWRFQLHANGNDANQWAIDAFAQLQQQAVNTHPVLFIHNTVGTEQLSKNLGDLIKGNYLAPNGQKTPTVKAHVTHLIGHVAYWGHAFRGMLGEAAANNLDPVGFDRDQGIPFSFHSDSMVTPPRPLWFVEQAVTRRTWAYPSLQESGTLGLEKHAATVEEALRAITIEPARQHELDAWLGSIEEGKVADFVVLGDNPLDYGPKKKDPTLIHKIPVVETYLNGKPTSKQP